Part of the Betaproteobacteria bacterium genome, CGGAAAGACGGAAGAAACGCAGGAGGCGATCACGCTTGCCCCAGCGCTGGCGGCAGCGGCGGTCTTCGACGATACGAGCACTCGCTTTGCAAGCGGTGTCCACCTCCCCCCACTCTGGCACTGGTTCTATTTCCTGCCGAAGGTGCCGCAGTCGCGGCTCGGCGCCGACGGCCATCCCAAGCGCGGCGGCTTCATGCCGCCGATCGATCTGCCGCGCCGCATGTTCGCGGGC contains:
- a CDS encoding acyl-CoA dehydrogenase, with the translated sequence MNLDYRDWIGKTEETQEAITLAPALAAAAVFDDTSTRFASGVHLPPLWHWFYFLPKVPQSRLGADGHPKRGGFMPPIDLPRRMFAG